From the genome of Brassica oleracea var. oleracea cultivar TO1000 chromosome C4, BOL, whole genome shotgun sequence:
TGGTCGGATAATGCGGCCGGAGACATGCTTCGTTCCCAGGAAACCTGTTTCTTTTGTTAGCTAAACTTTTGTTGACTCTCTTCCAACTCTCTTTTTTTATTTTATGATTTAATTTTCATAAACAATAGTCGTGTGTTTATCCACAAACAATATCATCTATAACAAAACGACGTCCATTATTATCCACGACGATGTAATTGATATAAGGGACTTGATATAATGTACTATAACATGTACGAGTATACTGCAACTCTATTTAATCAGAGGAAATCCAATAAAACAACAGAAAATGCATTTTAAAATGAACATACTTGATACTTGATAATCGCAGTGATTATTATATGGAGGAATGAAAATAAAAGTGAAATAATAAAACAAAATTAAAATAAAGGTAGTTGATGAGGGCCCATCCAAATGGATTAATCAGCGGCGTAGATAAACGTGAAAGCCAATCACCGTTCCAGCTGTTTTGCCACGTAGGTATTTGTTCTAGAACCGTTTACTTGTTCTATTCTGACCACCTGGCAGTTCATACCGATAAGAGTTGGACCCAAGTTGGTGATGCACATGACGAATCCCACGTGTCCTTTTCTTATGCGCGAGATCACCTAATTGGTCACCAAAACGGATGGAAGCCAGGCCCCTATTTAGACACTATCATATAGTATTTTCTTTATGGAACAAAGGATATATAATTTTTTCCTAGTTGTGGGGAAAATAAAATAAAATAATAACGACCGTTTAAAAAATGGTCAAACAGTTTTTTTTGGTGAAAAATGATCAAACATTTCCAAGTCAACAATGATAGAAAATAGAGGTTTGATAGTCTAAGTACATGGTGTATTAGTGTACGTTGATTTTTCAACCATATATGCAAATATCGTGGAAGTTCAAGGATTGCTTAACCATGCATTGGTGATCTCTTCTTGCTAAAACGCTATTAGGTAATTAAAAATCACCAAACAATAATCTTTACATTTTGTTCTTTTTACGGGAATATACGAGGGTCACTGTTTTTCTTTTCGTATAAATAACGTCTGGACAGAAAATATCGTAAGGAAGAAGACTATGTAAAAAAAAAAGCGAAAATAGATTTAAAAGAAGTAGGAAAGACTTATCGTAAACCTGAAAGGAATTCTAACAAGTAATATATCTTCTTTTTATGCTTAGTTATATAAACCCATCATATCTTATATCCGTTCGAAAAGATGCATACTTTTCGAATAACTCAATATTTGTTTTTTTTCCAAAAAAAAAAAAGAAACTAGTATTTTTTATTAGTATTGTGTATTGAAACATACGTTTAAGGAATTAAAAAAAAAGATTTAACGTGAGTTATAGAAGATTAAAATTCTTTTCTAATATTTTCATTATGTGTTTGCACGTGAAAAAAAGCTTTAAGGAAATTACTATACATTTTTGGTTAAAGCAATAAGGTGTTAAGCAGAGAAAAATGAAAACATACAAATGCCAAAATATATACTATGATGTTTTTGTAATTTTATGAACCGGGCTAGGTGGTTGCTTGTTTCATATGATCATCTTATATTTGATGGTTTATATAAAAAGAAGAGATCATTCATATCTAAATGGAATAAGTTGCGAGTCTTTATCTATCAGACTATCACTAACCGAATATATGGATGAGATAATATTCTTTACATGTGTACTATGAACTAAATTTGTTTCCCCTCTACGGATGACTTATTTAGTTATTTGAATTCAAAGTTAAGGAAGGAAAGCAGCCAAGTAAAGAAAGAAGAAGAAGACAATCCACAAACTTCTTCGCATACTTTTCATAGATATGTTCTTTTAGTTTTTAATGCAATAGTAGTGACTAGTATCGTTCAAAAAAAAAAGTAGTGACTAGTATCGTTCAAAAAAAAAAGTAGTGACTAGTATATATGACTATAAATAAGTGAATAATGGAACATATGATCGACGTACACGCTATAAATAACTGAAACATACATCCACTATTTAATCAAATTCAACTATCTTTTGGCCTGCCCCAAGAATAACATGAACATCCACTAATTTTAGAGTTATTTTTGGGTTCACCCATTCCAGTGAACCTCTAGTATGTTTTTAGAAACAATATGGGTGAACCTCTAGTATGTTTTTAGAAACAATAGTATTTCATTATTTCAAATTCGATATCTTTTAAAAAATGAAATAAAATATTGTCAAGTTATATTATTTTTTTTTTAAACAGAAAAAATAGTAGTTACAAAAAAAAAATAATTTTTTTTTAATATTGTCAACAAAACACTAAACCCTAAATCCTAATCCCTAAACCTTAAATCTGAAACTCTAAACCCTTGGATAAATCATAAACTCTAAATCAAAAACACTAAACACTAAAACCCTAAACCCTTGAGTGTTTTAGTGTTTTTGATTTAGAGTTTAGGATTTATCCAAGGGTTTAGGTTTTAGGATTTAGGGTTTAGGGATTAGGATTTAGTGTTTAGTTTTTTCTGACGACGTTTAAAATATTTTTTTTGTGATTACTACTATTTTTATTTATTTCTTTTTATCTTTTTTTTAAACATAATATAACTTGACAGTATTTTGTTTCATTTTATAAAAGATATTGAATATAAAATAACACAATATTATTGGTCGGTGAATTTACCCAAAAATAAGTCTATTTTTATGTAAACTTATATAGCTTCGTTTTAACTGGTATATATGATTTTAGAATGGTAATACAATTCAACACACTATCTGCATGATTGGTTGAATGTGTAATTATACGAATTATGACTGTACATGCCTAACTATTATTCTATTCAACAATTAACTTTGTTTTGATCAAAACTGTATAGTTTGTAAACTTTGCAATTGTGGTTTTAAGAAGAAAAAAAGTTATTGGTCAAAAATATAGAACTAAGAGTTTTAGTGGGATCTGCTCGATCGAATTAAGTGACAAACGCATTATTGACTTTCAAAACATTGTAACTGCATAGATTTTAATCATTTTATACCATATGTCAATACAGCCTTATATTCATATCGCATATATCATCAAATCAAACTTGTATATAATTATGACTATACATATATATTAGCTGACAAAAATTGTGTGTAACATGTTACGAATTTTTTATAATTTGACTTTCTTAAAATCAAATAACGAAATGGTTGTTCTAATATAAAAATATAGAACTGAGAGTTTCAGTGGGATATATGCTCATAAGTGACAACCCATAACGCATTATTGACTTTCAAAATTATGTAACTGCAAAAAATTTATAATCATGTCAATCCAACCTTATATTCATATCGCAAATATCATCTAACCAAACTGTTTGGTATGTATAAAAATATATATTTATACGTTGACAAAAAATGTATATATGTAACATTTTACAAAACATATTTATAATTTGACTTTCTTAAAATAAAACAACAAAATGGATATTCTAATATATAAAAAGATCAGAATACAAAGTATATCCGCTACTTATTTTTTTTAAAACAGTCAGAAGAATAATTGCTATAATATGCCTACACCAAACATTATGATGAAAAAGCTTCCTACAATGTAGATTAAAGTTTATCCTCGCCTTGAAGCCAAAAATAAAATGATTAATCCATAAATTAATCTAGTTTATCTAAAAATATTCAAATAGTTTAATGTTCAAAAATAAATATTCAAATTATAAATAATAGAAATTAACCAAAAAAAAATTCAAATAGTTCAAGATAAAAAAGAGACCGTGTCTCACGTTGACTTTCAAAATCCCCGCGCCGGTATAATTCCACACGCCTTTTCTTCCTTCCCTATCCATTACTTCTCTATATATATACTACTCCTTGTAACCTTCTCTACTCATCAAAACAAATTTTAGAATATATTTTTTTAAATAACAATAATCTAAACAGAGAGAAGAAAAAAAATGGTTGATACAGATTGCAAGAGGAAGATGGTGTCACCGGACTTACCTAGCAAGCTCCACGTCACCATCCCCTCGCCGTTCAAGCTCCCCGTCTCATCCCCAATCTCCTGCTCCGCTCCTTCCTCTTGCTCCGCCTACGAGCTCTACCTCCGTCTCCCCGAGCTCAGAAACCTCTGGTCATCACGTGACTTCCCTCACTGGACGCACGAGCCTATCCTCAAACCGTCTATCCAAGCTCTGGAGATCACTTTCAGATTGGTCTTAGCCGTTTGCTCCGACGCGAGACCGTACATCAACCACCGCGAGTGGAACCGACGGTTGGATTCTATCCTCACGAGTCAGATCAAACTCATAGCATCCATCTGCGAAGAGGAAGAAGATGAATCAGCTCCTGTCGGAGATAAACGAAGCTCTCTCAGCTTGCTACCACAGCTAGCCACGTGGCGTAAGTCGGAAGCCTTTGGGAAGAAGATCTTGTCCACGATCGATAACGAGATGAGGTTCTCTAAGTACACGCTCGGTCTCGGAGAACAGAACATCTCCGGGAAACCTAGTCTCCAATACGACGCCGTTTGCAGACCGAACGAGTTATACATCCTCAAGAATAATCCTTACGCTGATCATATCGATAACAACGAGAACGAAACGTTATACATCATTCACCAGATCATAGAATCATGGCTCCACGTTTCCATAAACCTATTGAAACGCATCAACACGCGTGTTGACGAAGGGAGGTTCGGAGAAGCGTCGGGAGACGTCTACTTGGTCGAGAGTATATGGAAGCTTCTCACCGAGGTTGAAGATCTCCACCTCCTGATGGACCCCGAGGACTTCCTCAAGTTAAAGAAGCAGTTGCATATCAAGACGGCCGGTAAAAACGACGCGTTTTGTTTCAGGTCGAGAGGTTTGGTGGAGGTGATGAAGATGTCTAAAGGTTTGAGGGAGAAGGTGCCGTTTGTGGTGGGCGTTGAGGTGGATCCCACGGGAGGACCGAGGCTGCAAGAGGCGGCGATGAGGCTTTACGCGAGAAAGGGAGAGGAGTGTGATAAGATTCATTTGCTTCAAGGGATGCAAGGTGTGGAAGCTGCGGCGAAGAGGTTCTTTTTCGCGTATAAGCAGGTGGTTGCGGCGGTGATGGGGAGCGCGGAGATGAACACGGAGTGTGACTCGGTGAGTCAGATATTCATGGAGCCGACTTATTTCCCGAGTCTTGACGCGGCGAAGACGTTCTTGGGAGAGTTCTGGAGCCACGTTGGGTGATGAAAGAAAGGAGGAACAAAACAATTCTTTTAATACAGCTTTTCTATTTTTATATAAATTGGTGATTAGTTGTAAGTTGATGAAATTTTGAAAGATTTGAATACAATTCATTTTATACTATCTACGATTTTTCTTATTGGGACAAACAAGACAAACAAGACTTATGAGTTATGATTAAAGCATATAAGAAAATTTTATGCTCATTTATATGCATAAAGTACAAAAAAAACATCGCAAAATCTTTGACATATCAGAATCGGATCCAGTAACTTAACTTTGTTGAAAATCAGTATTCAACCACTATAAAACAAGACAATGTGTGTTTAGGACAGGATCAGTCTTAATCTATAAACTTAGTGGTTGATTAACGAGTAACGGCTAATCTTTGCCGACTAATCGTCGACAAATTAACACTTATCCTTTTTAAGTGTTAGTATTTGGACTATATGAGAAAATACACAATTCCACTATCATAAATGAAACAAAAATAACAATTATCTAGTCAGCTAGATGTGGTTCAAAACCATGATGAGTGGCTAAACAAAAATCCTATAACATACTAGAGCCGGTCCGCCCTACGGGCGGGATGTGAATTTTAAAATAATTTTAAAAATTAGAGTAAACGTTTAATATAAATTTTTATCAAATATTAATATACATATTAGTTAAATTTTGTACGTGTCATTGTATTTGAATATTTTTTAATATCTCATTTAGGAATTTGTGATCGAAGTTTAAATTTCTATAACAAAATACAAATTATTTTAAAATTATATGGAAAATATATTTTTAATATGTATACATATATATATATATATATATATATATATATCGTTTACATTAAGTACATAATATATAAATCTAAATAAATTTTTAAATATATTATATTTGATATATATCTTTATATATATATATATATATATATATATATATTGCTTACGGTAATTTTCAAATAACACTTAGGAACTACTAAAACGATTTTACTTTTGACTTCTTATTTATATATATTTCTTTCTATCAGAATATGCGAATGAATATTTTTTAAAACCTAACAATATTATGGATGTACTAATTAGTTACTTTGAATTCTAAAAATATTACTATAATATTTATATGATTATAATTATGCCAAAATAATTTATGCTGTACTGATTATATTTTGTGAGGTTATGTTGATTTATTTGAAATATATTTATTTTATTTTCTGTAAGAATAAAATAGTAGGATAAATTACATCAATACTATTAATTCAGGAACTCTTTTATGAAATTACCCCTACTCTTCCCCGTTATATTACATTTTGTGCCATCATTTTTAATCATTAAGGGTACTTTAGAAATGGAATTTCGACCACCTAAGTTACCTGGATAGTAATGAATAAACAAATATCCTAAATAAAACACAGACACTATAATGTAACCCATATAATTAATTATCCTTATTTCAATATTAATGAATAAACAAATATTAACAATATAGCAACTTAATTAATACTATAAGTCATTCGATATTAATTCACAGACCAATCAACAGACTTTTCCAATCATAGTAACACCATGTAAACCTCTCAAGTATAAGTAGTCAATTATATATAACCATTGGTACAGAACCTGCAAATATATACTGAACGATTGTAATAATGATCGTTCCATAAAAACAAACAAAACTCAATTATAAATCTAGCTGACCATAAAAGGTCAATTCATTGGGTCTTAACTGTTTCTCTATGATGAATACCTCTTCTGCAATGCTACATTCCTTGTAAAGGCCCGAAGAAAACCAATTCTTGCATCGAAAAGTTTGCTTGATAAGAGCTCATGCCTTGTTATTGCTGTTGTTGGGAATGTTCCGCAGAAGAAGAAGCTCCCCATAATGATTGATTAAGGGCGGCATCACTTTCCTCCAACTGAAATATATAAAGAGAAAAAGACAACAATGTTGTGAAAGATCTCAAATGAATTCAATTTCTTGGGCTATAAAATTTTGATGGCACTACCTTTCTCTTAAGATCTCTGTTGGTTTCCAATAACATCACCTCCTGTAAATTAATCAATATGAGAGTGTTGTATTGAGATTATTGAACACTGTGAAGCTCTCCGTGTACCTTTCTTTTGGGTCAGATAGTTGATCAAGCATCAGACCGGGACTGGCAATAAGAAAACAAATCTCAGATTTGGTACTGTTCTAAATTCTCTTTGGACCAAAGAATCAAATATAAGCTTGTGATTTCTTGAGATTGTGTATACCTTTGTGGATCTTATTTGCCTGTGATGTATATCCTGGATGTTCTAGCTGCTCAGGCTCATCCAATCCCAGCCCCGGCTATCTCGCCACCTAACAAATGTAAGGACAAAAGAGTTAAGTAGCTGGAGACTTTGGAGTAAGCAATTAATTCTCAAGATGTGTAATTAATCACGCTATGCACCGTTGTAAATATTGTAGGATCAGAACTCTCGATTTGAGTTTCCATCATTTAAATTTTAAAGTTGAGGTTAGTGTTTGACAATTCATATATTTATATATATATAAAGAGAGAAAATATACATGGAAGTCTTTAGCTGATTGATTTGGATCCATTGTTGCATAGTTATGTTTTCTATTTTTCTCAACCGTCTTAGCCATTCTACTAATTCTTACAAACAAATGATCACTTAACAGAATCCTAATGTATATCTACCAAAGTCACTAATCATATCCGCAACTCATCTGAAGCATCATAACTTATTAGTTATAAATACCTGATGCATATCGTTCACCACTGTTGTTGACATTCTGATTGGGTAAACATAGGTGATGCAGACAGATGAAGAATGCAGTAGATGAAACATTGAACTCTGCGTTATCGTTTTACTCTAGCTTTCCCTTCTCCTTTGATGACATCGAATTTGAGCAACATCCTCATGAGAAGCTATGCATTCATGACAGACTCCTCCACCGCAACTTCCATCCCTCCATTTTAAAAAAAAAATCCAAAGCACGAACCTGTTTTCCTGCAAACACACAATCATTCATTCCCCTTTTCATACAAAAAAAAGTTTGCAGTTCTTATAAACTCACCATGTCCGACCTCCCATGTGATAGCTTGAACTGTAGCAATTCCCTTTTCTATCTCTCCGTCCCTTGCTCCATGGCTGTCCATCTTGATCTGACTGTTACTTGGTCCATCAGCTCAACTCAATCTCTCAAAGCTCTCAGAGAACCTATAAAGAGATCGAAGAGGAGTATGAACCCTAAAATTTGATGTGAAGCTGATGGAGATGGTAAACGTTTCTCGGTTTCTATCTTGTTTTCACGGATTAAGAGAATGTTTTTCAAGAGTAGAAAGCTAACCTTTTTATAGGTGTAGATACACACGGCTTTACAGAAGAGAAAGATCCATTGAATGTCGGTTTGTGGTTGATGGAGTTAAGAAGGAGATAAAGGGAATGAGTCTGCTCAAAACGTTTCGGTTAATCAGCACAGAAGACTAAAGGACGCGATTGAAGACGATTGAAAAGCCAGAAAGAGATCGTTCACGCTGATTTGAGACACTCGATCTGTCGAAACTCCATTGTTGGTTTTAAAGAATATCATCGTCGTCAGAGAATGAAACCTAAAATTTCTCGGCTTGCAAGACGACAATTGTTTCTAGGTTTTGGACTGTTTAAGTTACACAGTAAGCCCACATAAACGCAGCCCATTAAACATATACCATAAATGAAACGCAGAGTTGTTAGACATCGCAGACGACCTGTTGAACACTTAGTCCTTTTGCAGAGCATATGGGCCTTTCTTTAATGTAAACCGAAGCCCAACGTATACATCTCGTCTTAAGCAAACATAAGCCCGGTTATGGAGTATATTTGTGCACAGATGAAGACACGTGTCGTCTCTATAGGAAAAGAGTTTCCACGTGGACACACATGAGAGGCACCAACAATTATATATATATATAAATAGATATATCAAAAGATATCTTTAGCCTAGATCTATATTTGACCCTAAATGTTATATAAAATGATTTTGGTCGCAAACCATCTTCATTTTTAGAGGAAGACACATCGTTTCAGTATATTTGGAAAAAACAAAATTTTTTTTATCTTTTTTACAATAATACATTGGAGACATTTCTTCATTTAAAAAAAAAAATTATCTATTTTAGAAAAAAAATAGAAGAAAATGTTATAGATGATCTAAGAAAAATCATAAAATAAACAGAAACATGTAAGAACGTAGAATCAGCAGCAATGTATAAACCAACCAGATCATGTGGATTGGCTACAAACCCGGTGGATTGGCCAACATTCGCGTCAGAGCTCGAGATGTTCCAGAGATTACATGAGGACTTCGAGGATGTGAGCGTATCCCATATTCCTCGTAGTAGGAATGGTCGGGCGGACTCGCTAGCGAAAGAAGCAAAGACGAAAGGCTATATTTTTTTCCATATAGATTAGACCCGGCCAGACGGGGGTACTCTGTGGAGAATCGACTCGTTTGACCACCACTTGATCTAGTTTAAATGGGTAGCTGAAAAAAAAAAAAGTATAAACCAACCAGATTTACATGTGCGAAACTGCTTTGATCAAAAAATTGACTCCTCCACAAATTTCTACAAGAACCCATCAATCGCTGCACTGAAGCAGATAATTTAGCAATACAGTAAACGAAATTGAAACGAAATGCTTAAAGATGAGTCCATAATCTTTTCTCGTTAGTCAAATAATACACATGATGGGCCTATTTTCGGCCCATTAGTGGCTAATAACACAACTCTTCTCTTCTTCTTCTGCTTCCATCGGAAGCCCTAAAATCTCCTCTCCGCTACAGACTCGCGCCCTTTTTGCCGTTAATCGAATCTCAGAAACCTCAACCATGGCGGCGGCGAACGAGCACACCGTCCTACAATTCGCGACTCC
Proteins encoded in this window:
- the LOC106336627 gene encoding nematode resistance protein-like HSPRO2, yielding MVDTDCKRKMVSPDLPSKLHVTIPSPFKLPVSSPISCSAPSSCSAYELYLRLPELRNLWSSRDFPHWTHEPILKPSIQALEITFRLVLAVCSDARPYINHREWNRRLDSILTSQIKLIASICEEEEDESAPVGDKRSSLSLLPQLATWRKSEAFGKKILSTIDNEMRFSKYTLGLGEQNISGKPSLQYDAVCRPNELYILKNNPYADHIDNNENETLYIIHQIIESWLHVSINLLKRINTRVDEGRFGEASGDVYLVESIWKLLTEVEDLHLLMDPEDFLKLKKQLHIKTAGKNDAFCFRSRGLVEVMKMSKGLREKVPFVVGVEVDPTGGPRLQEAAMRLYARKGEECDKIHLLQGMQGVEAAAKRFFFAYKQVVAAVMGSAEMNTECDSVSQIFMEPTYFPSLDAAKTFLGEFWSHVG